The Erinaceus europaeus chromosome 11, mEriEur2.1, whole genome shotgun sequence DNA window tcctttttcctcactGTGTATTTATTTGCAACTCATGGCACTGATTCCTGGcacagtttgtttgtttccccaaaCTTCTCAGACAGAAGAAATTGGAAAGGAACCTTAGTGACACTAGAAACAGGCCTTTGGTCCCCCATTTGGCAGTGGTGAGAGGTGAGGTGAGTGGGGTTCCCAGACTCCTACCCTCTGTGACAAATATAAGACAGAGGGAGCTGGAGAGATTAAACGCTGAGCCTGTGCGTGGTTTAGGAGTTTTATTGCCCCTGCGAGAGCCCCTTGCCCTGTCCCTCTGCCTGCACTTTGGAAGAGCTGGTCTCTGCTTGAAGAGCGTCTAGATACACCAGGGGCCCTCtattcccctcctcccctgcGGCTCCCCGGATCCTTAAGGTCCACAGAAGGGTGAAGTGGACCGAGGCTTCTCTCCCTGCTTCTAGGGGCGTGGGGTCTTCCCTAGTTCAGACGTCCCTTTGGGGTGAACAGAGAGCcaactttcccttcctctttctcaagCAGACTCCGTGGCTTCCTGTCCCAGGCGTGGGAGCCGGGCCTCAGCTCTCAGTCTCTGTTTTTCCACCAGCAGTTTTAAGTTTTTTGAGGGCAGGGTGTTTTCAGAGGCCAAAGCAGGGCGAGAATCATAGTTTGCCCTCATCCAGCAGCTTCCTGAGCCCATCGCAGATCTTGTCACGGTGCTGACTGAAGTCAGGCCCGTAGAGGGCGGTGAGCAGCCCGGGGTCAGAGAAGTGGTCAAACACATGGCGGATGCGGCCGTGGGACTTGGGTGTGAGGTGGTGCTGCACCAGCTCCAGCAGTGCGTCGCGGCACTCGGCCAGCAGGCTGGCCAGCACGGCCGCCTCAAAGGTGAAGTCCACCTCGCCAAAGCTGAGCGCCGTCATGGCGCCTTGCCGCAGCTTCTGGCGGAAGCGGGAGGCCTGGGCCAGCTCGCTGGGCCCAAAGCTGTCATTCCGGTGCAGCACGGCCACCTTGACGGCCACCTTGATCAGGTCCTTGATGACGCGCTGGGCCTGGGCCCGGCTGTGCGTGTACTCCTTCGACACTCGGTAGAGCTCGT harbors:
- the TNFAIP8L2 gene encoding tumor necrosis factor alpha-induced protein 8-like protein 2 translates to MESFSSKSLALQAEKKLLSKMAGRSVAHLFIDETSSTVLDELYRVSKEYTHSRAQAQRVIKDLIKVAVKVAVLHRNDSFGPSELAQASRFRQKLRQGAMTALSFGEVDFTFEAAVLASLLAECRDALLELVQHHLTPKSHGRIRHVFDHFSDPGLLTALYGPDFSQHRDKICDGLRKLLDEGKL